The Gemmatimonadota bacterium genome includes a region encoding these proteins:
- the dgoD gene encoding galactonate dehydratase: MKITKLETFLVKPRWLFLKMHTDEGLVGLGEPILEGRAKTCAQAVAELEPYLIGKDPTRVVHHWQAMYRHAFYRGGPILTSALSGVEQALWDLSGKALGVPVYKLLGGPTRDRIRLYKGGGDPETIKDWIAQGFTCFKTGPYSERPPRIIENKAFIDTAANHFARLREVAGPEIDLAIDFHGAVSPQTAKLLIKELEPYQPFFVEEPVQCQNVDVLAEIARGTHLPIATGERVFTKWGFREIVEKQAASILQPDLCHAGGIFEVRLIAGMAEAYYGGIAPHNPLGPISLAACLQLDASIPNFVAQEHTTLGEGYLKKPFVFKDGFVELPTGPGLGIELDDDAMEEQIDHDWRNGESYLADDGSVVDW, translated from the coding sequence ATGAAAATCACGAAGCTGGAGACGTTCCTCGTCAAACCCCGCTGGCTCTTTCTCAAGATGCATACCGACGAGGGGCTGGTGGGACTCGGCGAGCCCATCCTGGAGGGCCGGGCAAAGACCTGCGCCCAGGCCGTGGCGGAGCTGGAGCCGTACCTGATCGGCAAGGACCCGACCCGGGTGGTCCATCACTGGCAGGCCATGTACCGTCACGCCTTCTACCGGGGCGGCCCCATCTTGACCAGCGCGCTGAGCGGGGTGGAGCAGGCGCTGTGGGACCTTTCGGGCAAGGCCCTGGGCGTGCCGGTGTATAAGCTGCTGGGTGGTCCCACTCGGGACCGGATCCGCCTGTACAAGGGCGGGGGCGACCCGGAAACGATCAAGGACTGGATTGCACAGGGGTTCACCTGCTTCAAGACCGGACCGTACTCGGAGCGGCCGCCCAGGATCATCGAGAACAAGGCCTTTATAGACACAGCCGCCAACCATTTCGCCCGGCTCCGCGAAGTCGCCGGCCCGGAGATCGACCTCGCCATCGACTTCCACGGCGCGGTCAGTCCCCAGACGGCCAAGCTGCTCATCAAAGAACTCGAACCCTATCAGCCCTTCTTTGTGGAAGAACCGGTTCAGTGCCAGAACGTCGACGTGCTCGCCGAGATCGCCCGGGGCACCCACCTGCCCATCGCCACAGGAGAACGCGTCTTCACCAAGTGGGGGTTCAGGGAGATCGTGGAGAAGCAGGCCGCGTCCATTCTGCAGCCGGACCTGTGCCACGCGGGAGGCATCTTCGAGGTCAGGCTCATCGCGGGCATGGCCGAGGCCTATTACGGCGGAATTGCGCCCCACAATCCCTTGGGACCCATTTCCCTGGCCGCCTGCCTGCAGCTGGATGCTTCGATCCCCAATTTCGTCGCCCAGGAGCACACCACGCTGGGCGAGGGATACCTCAAGAAACCCTTCGTCTTCAAGGATGGATTCGTGGAACTGCCCACCGGGCCGGGTCTGGGGATCGAACTGGACGACGACGCCATGGAGGAGCAGATCGATCACGATTGGCGGAACGGAGAGAGCTACCTCGCCGATGACGGATCCGTGGTGGACTGGTAG
- a CDS encoding sugar phosphate isomerase/epimerase: MTISCCTWALAGTEADVLTGIAQAGPRHIDHRPFDFRSAESRRLISDLGLTPACMATGFGMPEGAALDAADNGTRSAAIEHTRRALEYAHETGIGRAYLLPGEEGGEESLKRYGESVAGLADAAPGYGIKLCIEHFPGKALATVQDTLDYIEKLSHDNLYLLFDIGHAQISKEDPAGAVAKAGDRLGYFHLDDNDGVSDLHWALCDGVLTEDVLKTTLATLNDIGYDGPVSLEMNPGLPDPLAAIADGYRLVRALYQSTTDPSSAR, encoded by the coding sequence ATGACGATTTCCTGCTGCACATGGGCCCTGGCGGGGACGGAAGCAGACGTGCTGACGGGGATCGCACAGGCGGGCCCGCGTCATATCGATCATCGCCCCTTCGATTTCAGGTCCGCCGAATCCCGCCGCCTGATCTCGGACCTCGGGCTTACGCCGGCGTGCATGGCAACGGGTTTCGGGATGCCTGAAGGCGCTGCGCTCGACGCGGCGGACAACGGCACCCGGAGCGCGGCCATCGAACATACACGACGCGCCCTCGAATACGCCCATGAGACTGGTATCGGACGGGCCTACCTGTTGCCGGGAGAGGAGGGTGGCGAGGAATCCCTGAAGCGGTACGGGGAGTCCGTGGCCGGCCTCGCCGACGCGGCGCCCGGATACGGGATCAAGCTGTGCATCGAGCATTTTCCGGGGAAGGCGCTGGCGACGGTACAGGACACCCTGGACTACATCGAGAAACTAAGCCACGACAACCTGTACCTGCTGTTTGACATCGGGCATGCGCAGATTTCGAAGGAAGATCCCGCCGGCGCGGTTGCGAAGGCGGGTGACCGGCTGGGCTATTTCCATCTCGACGACAACGACGGTGTGTCCGATCTCCACTGGGCCCTGTGCGACGGTGTGCTCACCGAGGACGTGCTGAAAACCACGCTGGCCACGCTCAACGACATCGGATATGACGGCCCGGTCAGCCTCGAAATGAACCCCGGGCTACCCGACCCGCTGGCTGCCATAGCAGATGGATACCGGCTTGTGCGTGCCCTCTACCAGTCCACCACGGATCCGTCATCGGCGAGGTAG